One genomic region from Sulfurimonas sp. hsl 1-7 encodes:
- a CDS encoding CHASE domain-containing protein: MFQCIKFLFKLLNRYITYSGLSVFLVFLLSLALSVVIWLYSKSYYDTLAEERFERRIAESLEHLQDKIYLYENILHSGIGFFQGSNKVSAKEWHDFIDALAIKKRNYGMQGIGYAVMLKPDEVLPIEKKMQKDGFQSFSLKPKGQRDLYSAILYLEPLDKRNQEAIGYDMFSEPTRRAAMEIARDTGLPAISKKVTLVQEIDTDVQAGMLMYLPLYKKGSKPGNIEERRKLLKGFVYSPFRMNDLISTLDMHRSALEIKIYDSDDISDEHLLFDSFTPYAEKAQHSVVKKFQVNNLTWNVYFVSTKEFDDATTSPYPLVITLVGLIANFLLLLIILALFKSLKNLKAQTQRTKEQTSYMLHQSRMAQMGEMISMIAHQWRQPLSSISTIAGTMSIDVAMDNYEKKFFAEQLESIDNLSQHLSTTIDDFRDFFKDKKKKQLATAYQVVDETLQIIGSSFESKEIEVIYDSEENISIYTYVNEIKQVILNILKNAEDALSEKKDKNFKIWISWHMFEDNVIISIEDNAGGIPEKIIKNIFEPYFSTKQDNNGTGLGLYMSKTIVEEHCNGKLYVTNTQRGAKFSIEFPSGLDEIDN; encoded by the coding sequence ATGTTTCAATGTATAAAGTTTCTGTTTAAACTTCTAAACAGATATATTACATATAGCGGTTTAAGTGTTTTCCTTGTATTTTTACTCTCTTTAGCACTCTCTGTAGTGATATGGCTCTATTCAAAAAGCTATTATGACACTCTTGCAGAAGAGAGGTTTGAGAGGAGAATAGCAGAGAGTTTGGAACATTTACAAGACAAGATCTACCTTTATGAAAATATACTTCACAGCGGAATAGGTTTTTTTCAGGGAAGTAATAAGGTATCTGCCAAAGAGTGGCATGACTTTATAGATGCATTGGCGATAAAAAAACGTAATTACGGGATGCAGGGTATCGGTTATGCCGTGATGCTTAAACCGGATGAAGTATTACCTATAGAAAAAAAGATGCAAAAGGATGGATTTCAATCATTCTCACTAAAACCAAAAGGGCAGAGAGATCTTTATAGTGCTATTTTGTATCTTGAACCTTTAGATAAAAGAAACCAAGAGGCTATAGGGTACGATATGTTTTCAGAACCGACTAGAAGAGCGGCGATGGAGATAGCAAGAGATACAGGATTGCCTGCAATTAGCAAAAAAGTAACATTGGTTCAAGAGATAGACACCGATGTACAAGCAGGTATGCTTATGTATTTGCCTCTTTATAAAAAAGGGAGTAAGCCGGGTAATATTGAGGAGCGAAGAAAGCTGCTTAAAGGTTTTGTTTACAGCCCTTTTCGTATGAATGATCTCATAAGTACGTTAGATATGCATAGATCTGCTTTAGAGATCAAGATTTATGACAGTGATGATATATCGGACGAACATCTGTTATTTGATTCATTTACTCCGTATGCCGAAAAAGCACAACATAGTGTGGTAAAAAAGTTTCAAGTAAACAACCTGACCTGGAATGTGTATTTTGTCAGTACAAAAGAGTTTGATGATGCCACAACAAGTCCATATCCTCTGGTTATAACATTAGTGGGATTGATAGCAAACTTCTTATTATTATTGATTATTTTGGCACTTTTTAAGAGTTTAAAAAACTTGAAAGCTCAAACTCAAAGAACGAAAGAACAAACATCATATATGCTGCATCAGTCCAGAATGGCTCAAATGGGTGAGATGATAAGTATGATCGCACATCAATGGCGTCAACCTTTATCGTCGATCTCAACCATTGCAGGAACTATGTCTATAGATGTAGCTATGGATAATTACGAGAAGAAATTTTTTGCCGAGCAGCTTGAATCTATAGATAATTTATCACAACATCTCTCCACTACGATCGATGATTTTAGAGATTTTTTTAAGGACAAAAAGAAGAAGCAGTTAGCAACAGCATATCAGGTTGTTGATGAAACGCTTCAAATTATCGGTTCCTCTTTTGAATCAAAAGAGATAGAGGTGATATATGACAGTGAGGAAAATATTAGTATATATACCTATGTCAATGAGATTAAACAGGTGATATTAAACATTCTTAAAAATGCAGAGGATGCTTTGTCTGAGAAAAAAGATAAAAATTTTAAAATATGGATATCTTGGCATATGTTTGAAGATAACGTGATAATAAGTATCGAAGACAATGCAGGTGGCATTCCCGAGAAAATAATCAAAAATATATTTGAGCCTTATTTTAGTACAAAGCAGGATAATAACGGTACGGGACTAGGTCTCTATATGTCCAAGACGATTGTTGAAGAGCATTGTAACGGAAAGCTGTATGTGACAAATACTCAGCGTGGAGCAAAGTTCAGCATAGAGTTTCCTTCCGGACTTGATGAAATTGATAATTAG
- a CDS encoding response regulator transcription factor has translation MKEELLAIKKLAGDISLLYVEDNAGLRHNMEKLLGRVFDNIILAEDGEEGYKKFLEYQPKILITDINMPKMNGFKLIKKVMSADPDCKVIILSAYDEKEYLHLAINLRVFRYLQKPAKVPELLNGIYSSLKAIHDTENRCLFANQLSTILNYQNNIVLMMHEAEFILCNQRFSEFFGVEDLEDFEKKYPDITDLFQEHKEFLYSTPTEKWYDVVKENPGKLFHTKIKNHENENRHLILKARAIPEKEGHFVLSFDDVTELNLMSLFDSDAVRKDNIAKDTESILSLMRVVQNNSSELKIHNFYKGLTIVNSAVISKITDDEVVLKMPYPQLKIIQLSKYLTISSEVFPKSVICRDIKQVDMDSQSVTIGKMSFALQEVADRQYIRLEPEENHSCTLFYKNIKFEGKTRIVDISEVSVKIAIDALPAGLIVGTDLKLSFNLNLNGRLISITTDSNVYRIDENGKNYYLITMYELTKHNLHQLKDYLASRQMALIREFKHLGV, from the coding sequence ATGAAAGAAGAACTTTTAGCAATTAAAAAACTGGCCGGTGATATAAGTTTACTTTATGTTGAGGACAATGCAGGTCTTCGTCATAATATGGAAAAACTGCTTGGAAGAGTTTTTGACAACATCATATTAGCCGAAGATGGCGAAGAGGGTTATAAAAAATTTTTGGAATATCAACCTAAAATTCTTATAACAGATATTAATATGCCTAAGATGAACGGCTTTAAGCTTATAAAAAAAGTGATGTCGGCTGATCCTGATTGCAAAGTTATTATCTTATCAGCCTACGATGAGAAAGAGTATCTTCACTTAGCTATCAATCTCAGGGTATTTCGTTACCTGCAAAAACCCGCAAAAGTTCCCGAACTGCTAAACGGTATATACTCTTCACTCAAAGCTATTCACGATACAGAAAACAGATGTCTTTTTGCCAACCAGCTTAGTACCATTTTAAACTACCAAAACAACATAGTTTTAATGATGCACGAAGCAGAATTTATACTTTGTAACCAGCGTTTTTCTGAATTTTTCGGTGTTGAGGATCTTGAAGATTTTGAAAAAAAATATCCGGATATAACTGATCTTTTCCAAGAGCATAAAGAGTTTTTATATTCCACTCCGACAGAAAAATGGTACGATGTAGTTAAAGAAAATCCGGGAAAACTTTTTCACACAAAAATAAAAAACCATGAAAATGAAAACCGACATCTCATACTCAAAGCAAGAGCAATACCTGAAAAGGAGGGGCATTTTGTTCTCTCTTTTGATGATGTAACCGAGCTGAATCTCATGTCTCTTTTTGACAGTGATGCAGTGAGAAAAGATAACATTGCAAAAGATACGGAATCTATTTTATCTTTAATGCGTGTCGTTCAAAACAACTCTTCAGAACTTAAAATTCACAATTTTTACAAAGGTCTGACTATTGTCAACTCTGCAGTAATATCCAAAATAACAGACGATGAAGTGGTACTTAAAATGCCCTATCCACAACTTAAAATCATACAATTATCAAAATATCTGACTATATCTTCTGAGGTGTTTCCAAAAAGTGTCATATGCCGTGATATTAAGCAGGTTGATATGGACAGCCAATCTGTCACTATAGGGAAGATGAGTTTTGCGCTTCAAGAAGTAGCAGATAGACAATATATCCGTCTAGAGCCTGAAGAGAACCATAGCTGTACGCTCTTTTATAAAAACATCAAATTTGAAGGAAAAACCAGGATTGTAGATATTTCGGAAGTCTCCGTAAAAATTGCGATCGATGCTCTACCTGCTGGTCTTATAGTGGGAACAGATCTTAAACTCTCGTTTAACCTCAATCTTAACGGCAGACTCATCTCCATAACAACAGATTCAAATGTTTACAGAATTGATGAAAATGGGAAAAACTATTATCTTATAACAATGTATGAGCTCACTAAGCACAATCTCCATCAACTCAAAGACTATCTTGCCAGCAGGCAAATGGCTCTTATACGTGAGTTTAAACACTTAGGCGTATAG
- a CDS encoding D-hexose-6-phosphate mutarotase, producing the protein MVNKLSNGFEYVEISNKAASAKIALQGAHLFHYERSGEIPLLWLSDASKFELGTAIRGGVPICWPSFGNNNPELPQHGFARTAMWQLDEIQELDEDTTQLRFSLEDSKESRELWDYKFLVELTIRIGKTLEMELKTTNRDNVPFTITQALHTYFNVSAIEDVRITGLEGKNYLDALTLQHHTQEGEIGFSQEVDRVYQGVEDAIVLKDANRDIELKNSGSKSVVVWNPWIDKSARMSGMKPDAYKEFVCIESANAYEDKRELLPNTTHTIRLSV; encoded by the coding sequence ATGGTAAATAAGCTTTCAAACGGGTTTGAATATGTTGAGATAAGCAACAAAGCTGCAAGTGCCAAGATAGCTTTGCAGGGTGCGCATCTTTTTCACTATGAGCGCAGCGGTGAGATACCTTTACTGTGGCTGAGTGATGCAAGCAAGTTTGAGTTGGGAACTGCTATTCGTGGAGGGGTACCGATCTGCTGGCCCTCATTTGGAAATAACAATCCAGAACTCCCGCAGCACGGATTTGCCAGAACTGCAATGTGGCAACTAGATGAGATTCAAGAGCTTGATGAAGATACTACACAGCTTAGATTCTCTTTGGAAGATTCAAAAGAGAGTAGAGAGTTATGGGATTATAAATTTTTAGTAGAGCTTACGATTAGAATTGGAAAGACACTTGAGATGGAGTTAAAAACTACAAACCGTGACAATGTTCCTTTTACAATCACTCAAGCGCTTCATACATATTTTAATGTATCGGCGATCGAAGATGTGAGGATAACGGGCTTAGAGGGTAAAAACTATCTTGATGCTCTTACTCTGCAACATCATACACAAGAGGGTGAGATAGGATTTTCTCAAGAGGTGGATCGCGTCTATCAGGGTGTTGAAGATGCAATCGTTTTAAAAGATGCCAACCGCGATATAGAGCTTAAAAACAGCGGTTCTAAAAGTGTCGTTGTCTGGAATCCGTGGATCGATAAATCTGCACGAATGAGCGGTATGAAACCGGATGCCTATAAAGAGTTTGTGTGTATAGAGAGTGCAAATGCGTATGAGGATAAGCGCGAGCTTTTACCAAATACGACACATACTATACGCCTAAGTGTTTAA
- a CDS encoding NGG1p interacting factor NIF3, whose product MYKLNFFVPEADKERVKEALFALGVGRYENYECCSWESLGQGQFKPIDKANPAIGELDKLEVLPEYKVEMICKDELIKEAVKTLKEVHPYEEVAYEVFKMVEF is encoded by the coding sequence ATGTACAAGCTTAACTTTTTCGTCCCAGAAGCTGATAAAGAGAGGGTAAAAGAGGCTCTTTTTGCTCTCGGTGTCGGAAGATACGAGAACTATGAGTGTTGTTCTTGGGAGAGTTTGGGACAGGGACAGTTTAAACCGATAGACAAGGCAAATCCTGCCATAGGTGAGCTTGATAAACTAGAAGTACTGCCTGAGTATAAAGTGGAGATGATCTGCAAAGATGAGCTGATCAAAGAAGCTGTAAAAACTCTCAAAGAGGTACACCCTTACGAAGAGGTAGCGTACGAAGTTTTTAAGATGGTGGAGTTTTAA